The DNA segment AACGCTGATCTCAATTCGTAATGAAGATGGCCAAGAGGTACCATTTGGTGAATCGGGTGAAATTTGGATTAAAGGTCCTCAAGTGATGACAGGTTATTGGGGTAAACCGCATCGCACTAAAGAAGTCTTAACTGAAGATGGCTGGTTTAAAAGTGGTGATGTCGGCATTATGGATGAAACCGGACGTATACGCCTTGTCGATCGTACTAAAGATATGGTCATTGTCTCTGGTTTTAATGTCTATACAACAGAAGTTGAGGAAGTTATCTCTAAAATGCCTGAAGTCTTAGATGTTGCTGTTTTAGGTATTCCACACCCTAAAACAGGTGAAGCCGTTAAAGCACATGTTGTATTAAAGCCCGATGCTGAAGTAACTGATAAGGCAATTATTGAATATTGTCGTGAACATCTAGCGCGTTATAAGGTTCCTAAATTAATCACCTTTGATACATCTCTGCCAATGAACCAAGTAGGTAAAATTCTAAAAACCGAATTACGCAAACGTCCTGAGAATATCAACCCACCACCAATGAATGGCAATGGCAATGGCAATGGCAATGGCAATGGCAATGGCAATGGCAATGGCAATGGCAATGGCAATGGTCATGATAACAACAATCACCCCAATACCAACCAACAAACAGAAAAAGCTTAATTTAACCTTTAGGGCTTACGCATCATTTTTTCAACTTCACCCATATGATTTTCTTCTTCAACAATCATCTCACGAGCAAACTCTTCTAAAATAACACAACGATCTTTTGTTAATTCTAGGAGTTGATAATATAATTCAAGCCCGTTTTGCTCATGCTCTAAGCTTTCATCTAAAATGGAGTTAATATCATGTTGATGTGTTTCTAATAATTCACCAATACTTAAAGATGGATGGCCTTCAAAATGAGTAATCATCTCTCCTACGCGCGTTGCATGCATTAATGATTCCTGTGCTTGCTCGGCTAACCATTTGGTAATTGGAATTCTACTATGGCCATAAACCATAAATGAATAATGCGTATAACGCACGACGCCAGCCATTTCTAATTCTAAAATACGGTTTAATACTTGCATAATTTGTGTTTGATCACAGTTTTGTAATTTCATTAATCTTATTTCCTTATCTCAAATAATATCCTTCCAAAGCCTATTACCTAGTCTAACAAAATCTTGACCATAACCAAATGATTAAATCAATAATCCCTCTGAAATAAGTCATTGGAAACTATCGATAAGCCAACTATAATAAGTAAATGATTTTAAAAAAATAAAAGGCCCACTACACAATGAGACGGAATTTATATCTTGGCTTTGGTATTATCATTCTTATAATTGCAGCATTATTATTTATGGTGCATGCAAATATCTGGTGGTTAATTGGTTTTTTACTGGTTTTAGCGATAATTGCTGTACATGACTTAACCCAAAGACGGCACTCAATTTTAAGAAATTTCCCAATTTTAGGCCATATGCGCTTTATTCTTGAATTTTTTAGACCTGAAGTACAACAATATTTTATTGCTGATGATAAAAGTGAATTACCGTTTAATCGTGAAACGCGCGATGTCATTTACTCAAGAGCTAAAGGGGAAAATGACACGATTGGTTTTGGTACAGAGTATGACTTAAATGCTGAAGGCCATGAGTGGGTATTACACTCATTAAACCCAAAACATGTCAGTGAGGTACAAGAACATATTACCATTGGTAATAGCCAGTGTAAGCAACCCTACCAAGCTTCACGCCTCAATATTTCAGCAATGAGTTATGGTGCATTATCAGAAAATGCAATTAAAGCGCTGAATAAAGGTGCTAAAATTGGTAAATTTGCCCATAACACTGGTGAGGGGGGATTAACTGAACATCACTTACAAGGTGGTGATTTGATTATGCAAATTGGTACTGGATACTTTGGTACGCGCACCCCAGAAGGTAATTTCTGTGAGGAAAAATATAAAGAAAAAGCAAACCTTGATGTCGTTAAAATGATTGAAATTAAGATCTCCCAAGGTGCTAAACCTGCGCATGGCGGTGTTCTACCTGCTGCTAAATTATCAAAAGAAATCGCTGAAATTCGTGGCGTACCAATGGGTGAAGATGTATTATCTCCTTCAGCACATACCGCATTTTCAACACCAGAAGAATTATGTCATTTTATCAAAAAATTAAGAGATTTATCCAATGGCAAGCCAATTGGCTTTAAACTATGTATTGGTAAGCGCTCTGAATTTTTAGGTATTTGTAAAGCAATGTTAAAGACTAAAATTTATCCTGATTTTATCACAGTCGATGGTGCTGAAGGTGGAACGGGAGCAGCCCCCATGGAATATGCATCACATATCGGTGCCCCCTTAAAAGATGCATTGATTTTCGTCCATAATGCTTTAGTTGGGGTTAATCTACGTGAAGAAATTCGCGTTATTTGTAGTGGTAAAGTTGCAACAGGCTTTGATATGGTCCGCTACATGGCTATGGGTGCTAATATGTGTAATGCTGCTCGAGCTATGATGTTATCCGTTGGCTGTATCCAATCACGCCAATGCAATACCAATCAGTGTCCTGTTGGTGTTGCAACTCAAAGTAAGCGTTTAATGAAGGCTCTTGATGTTGATGATAAGAAAATGCGCGTTGCGCGTTTCCATGATGCAACTGTCCACAGCTTCCTTGAAATCATTGGTGCTATGGGTTTAGATACACCGTGTGAATTAACACCCCATATGATACTAAGACGTGTCGATGCCAATAATATCCGTGCATATGATGATATTTATCATTATATTAAACCGGGCGCTTTACTTAAGGATGAAACAGTACCTGAACATTTTAAACAGTTCTGGCAAGATGCTTCAGCTGAAAAGTTCTAATTCTTTTTCGCCAAATCTAACACTTTAATAATCGGTTGATGCAACAGCATTTTCAATGATTGATTAATTGGTTGAACCAATTGATTATCTTTATCACCAATTGGTAAATAAAGCGCTAATGCTACATATAGTTCATCAAAATACAGCTGATCTAAATTACAGCATAAAATATACTTTTCATCATCTTGATAGATAATACGTTTTGCACTTAAACGATTTAATACTCGTTTTAAATCATCAACACTCACATTAGGCATAATGTTTAATAATTCAGAAAAACGCGTAATCTGTTGAGTAGATGATTTTGCATATAAATGTTTAATAGTCGTCATCGCAATATTAAAGGCTTGCATTTTATATACCGAACGTTGCGCTTGCGATAAATGTAAACCTTTAACAACAATCGCACCAAGAAGAAATATATACCAAGCAATCAATACCCATAATATAAATAATGGAATGGCAACAAGCGTACCATAGATAAGCTCATAAGTTGGCACAAGTGTCACATATAAGGTAAATCCGTACTTAACCACTTCAAATAAAATCACCGCAACTAAAGATCCTAAAATTGCATGTATTAATTTCACTTTTACAAAAGGAATCACACGATATAAAAATACAAAAGCAACAAAATAAAATAAGCTTGGTAGCATTAATAATAATTTACCTGCACCCTGTAATGTCCAATCATTAACCCACTTTAATGATAAAAGATAAGAACTCAATCCTAAGCCTAAGCCAAATAAGATCGGACCTAAAGTAATAATTGCCCAATAGAGTAAAAATGCATTGATAAAACTACGCTTATGCTCTACTTGCCAGATTTCATTAACCGCATGATCGATTGAGCGAATCATAAAAATACTAATAATAAATAAAGCCAGCGTTACAGCAACAGGTAAACCAATACGCTTAGAAACTAATTGATCAATATATTGACCAATGACTTCACCTGTATGCGGTGCAAAATTATTAAAGATAAAGCTCTGCATTTTTTGATCTAGTTGGCCATAATCTGGAATTAGACTAGCTAAAGTCATCATCATAATTAGAAATGGCACCATTGCTAAAAGACTTGTTAGCGTTAATGAGGCGCCTCTAGCCATTACATTTGAATCAACAAACTGTTTTAAAACCCAAAGCCAAAAGCGTATTGTTCGCTTGAACATAATTTGAATATTAAATGATTCTTTTTGCATCGATCACTGTACTTCTTTTATTGCCTACTCTATAAGTATAAGTGAAAATTTTCTTATCGGCTAAAATGCTTTTTATAAAGTAGCTGCAATACTTGTACTAATAATGCAAAACCAAAAGCACTGTAGATATAACCCTTATCAATCGAGATATCAACACCTGAAGCAATAATAATGACACCAATTAAAAGTAAGAAACATAATGCCAATAACTTAAAATTCACTTCTTTAGCTAATGGTGCTAAGTATTTAGCAGCAACTAACATTAACGCACATGAGACAAGAATCGATAAACTAATCACCCAGAGATTATCAATTAAGCCAATTGCTGTGATAATACTATCTAATGAAAAAACCATATCAATTAAGATAATCTGCACAATCGCACTTAGGAAAGTCTTTGCTGTATGTGATTTATTGTCATGATTTGGGAAAAACAGTAAATACACTTCATGCAGTGCCTTAATAATCAAAAACGCACCACCAAAAATCAAAATTAAATCACGGATACTAATCGCATTACCAAAAATATTAAATAAACTATCGGTTAGCTGCATTAAATAACCAATAAAAAATAGACCAACAATACGCATTAATGCTGCTAATATGATGGCAATTTTTTGCGTTTTCTTCTGAATAGATTCTGGCAATTTAGCCGTAATGATATAAATAAATAACAAGTTATCAATTGCTAAAATACTTTCTAATAAAGTAATCATTAAAAAGCCTGATACAAGTTCCAGCGGAACGTCCAAAAAAGTCATCTCCTAAATTATTCAATCGATTCCATTTTATGAATAGAAATTAATCAATGTCAATAGCTAAAATATATAAAGTTAAGATTTTTTATGCTTTTAAATTAACTTAAATATATCAATACGAATAAAAAGCATTTACAATAAGTGACGATTTTGATACCACAAAATCATTTAACTATTGATGAAAAAAAGCATAAAAAGGTTTATTATCAATGCCTTATATACTAGTAATCTACTACAGCCGCTATGGAAAAACCAAAGACTTAGCATATCAAATTGCCGAAGGCGTTTTAAGCGTTGAAGGTATCGAAGTAAAAATACGAACCGTTGCTGAAATCGTAACTACTACTGATAAAAACACAGCAATAACTGAGCAAGCTGAGCTTTGCGTTACTCAAGAAGAGCTTAAAAACTGCGCGGGTTTAATCATTGGCTCACCAACTTATTTTGGTAATATGGCTGCTGCCATGAAACATTTCTTTGATTCAACTTCTGATCTTT comes from the bacterium SCSIO 12844 genome and includes:
- a CDS encoding bacterioferritin translates to MKLQNCDQTQIMQVLNRILELEMAGVVRYTHYSFMVYGHSRIPITKWLAEQAQESLMHATRVGEMITHFEGHPSLSIGELLETHQHDINSILDESLEHEQNGLELYYQLLELTKDRCVILEEFAREMIVEEENHMGEVEKMMRKP
- a CDS encoding FMN-binding glutamate synthase family protein — protein: MRRNLYLGFGIIILIIAALLFMVHANIWWLIGFLLVLAIIAVHDLTQRRHSILRNFPILGHMRFILEFFRPEVQQYFIADDKSELPFNRETRDVIYSRAKGENDTIGFGTEYDLNAEGHEWVLHSLNPKHVSEVQEHITIGNSQCKQPYQASRLNISAMSYGALSENAIKALNKGAKIGKFAHNTGEGGLTEHHLQGGDLIMQIGTGYFGTRTPEGNFCEEKYKEKANLDVVKMIEIKISQGAKPAHGGVLPAAKLSKEIAEIRGVPMGEDVLSPSAHTAFSTPEELCHFIKKLRDLSNGKPIGFKLCIGKRSEFLGICKAMLKTKIYPDFITVDGAEGGTGAAPMEYASHIGAPLKDALIFVHNALVGVNLREEIRVICSGKVATGFDMVRYMAMGANMCNAARAMMLSVGCIQSRQCNTNQCPVGVATQSKRLMKALDVDDKKMRVARFHDATVHSFLEIIGAMGLDTPCELTPHMILRRVDANNIRAYDDIYHYIKPGALLKDETVPEHFKQFWQDASAEKF
- a CDS encoding YihY family inner membrane protein, with the translated sequence MQKESFNIQIMFKRTIRFWLWVLKQFVDSNVMARGASLTLTSLLAMVPFLIMMMTLASLIPDYGQLDQKMQSFIFNNFAPHTGEVIGQYIDQLVSKRIGLPVAVTLALFIISIFMIRSIDHAVNEIWQVEHKRSFINAFLLYWAIITLGPILFGLGLGLSSYLLSLKWVNDWTLQGAGKLLLMLPSLFYFVAFVFLYRVIPFVKVKLIHAILGSLVAVILFEVVKYGFTLYVTLVPTYELIYGTLVAIPLFILWVLIAWYIFLLGAIVVKGLHLSQAQRSVYKMQAFNIAMTTIKHLYAKSSTQQITRFSELLNIMPNVSVDDLKRVLNRLSAKRIIYQDDEKYILCCNLDQLYFDELYVALALYLPIGDKDNQLVQPINQSLKMLLHQPIIKVLDLAKKN
- a CDS encoding TerC family protein; translated protein: MDVPLELVSGFLMITLLESILAIDNLLFIYIITAKLPESIQKKTQKIAIILAALMRIVGLFFIGYLMQLTDSLFNIFGNAISIRDLILIFGGAFLIIKALHEVYLLFFPNHDNKSHTAKTFLSAIVQIILIDMVFSLDSIITAIGLIDNLWVISLSILVSCALMLVAAKYLAPLAKEVNFKLLALCFLLLIGVIIIASGVDISIDKGYIYSAFGFALLVQVLQLLYKKHFSR